The genomic window cgcaaacagactgcagtagcacaacgcaaacagactgctgtagtacaacgcaaacagactgcggtagtacaacgcaaacagactgcagtagcacaacgcaaacagactgctgtagtacaacgcaaacagactgcggtagtacaacgcaaacagactgcagtagcacaacgcaaacagactgctgtagtacaacgcaaacagactgcggtagcacaacgcaaacagactgcggtagtacaacgcaaacagactgcagtagcacaacgcaaacagactgctgtagtacaacgcaaacagactgcagtagcacaacgcaaacagactgcagtagcacaacgcaaacagactttaCTAGATACAGAGCTTGCGGCGCTTACAGAATTTTCGAAGTTTTCCACTACACTTAATTTTATATCGTGAGATGATAGATACCGGCTGGGGCTTCCCCGTCAGATgtttagaggcgtggtctagatgatccacgcaaatgtcttctagctagatagttgcttgaagtctttccaaatcgactagacgtcaactttccagtgtaggctagacgttgatctcgttgattatAGATGCCCTAGACGCGTGCCTTCATGCCACGGGCTTCCCTCGCTCATCGCCGCAAGGAATGTCTCACGATTgagcgtgacggttgacgagagccaggtgcaagtgcttaccaacttgttgtgagaggtcggtcgcgtgccaGTTGAGGCTTTCTCATGaatctcttaattgcattacattgcatgcgtgccagaggcgtggctgggcgtggctaagctagacgcaactttcgtctttcaatagaattgaatattgaagtcaccggcaaccgcccgcgcggtgtcataatgccgtttatgagatatggctcgcgctagcagctgcgggtaactttctatttacatttagtacggagaaagaaaattgcatcggaggctctaatctaatattcataatttacgaaaattggacggatggaaagattgaatctatttgcaaagtaaacgaatattgaaatgacaattggtcttcaatcaatttctattttcaatgtaatggaatattgtaagagcaagcaacgccagtcaatttctaatttgacattcaattttcaatttgtttcaaaaattaaaaatggaatggacgaattggccacgccaattcaaaatttaatatttaatttttaaattaaattgaatattgaatttaacattgaaaattgaactaacgtgcttgcaatttcaatattccattgcattgaaaaagaaaattggttaaaaaagtgtgttttcaatattcgttttaatctgtaaataattatagtccgtcgatcaatcaattttcaatttttaatagaattgaatattgaaattgcaagcaacttctaggctattttcaatttctaattcaatattcaattgttgccggaaatttgaaaatggaatggacgaatggtcacgcacctactgcagtctgtttgcgttgtgcaaccgacgtctgtttgcgttgtgctactgcagtctgtttgcgttgtgctactgcagtctgtttgcgttgtgctactgcagtctgtttgcgttgtgctactgcagtctgtttgcgttgtgctactgcagtctgtttgcgttgtgctactgcagtctgtttgcgttgtgctactgcagtctgtttgcgttgtgctactgcagtctgtttgcgttgtgctactgcagtctgtttgcgttgtgcaaccgaggtctgtttgcgttgtactaccgcagtctgtttgcgttgtgctactgcagtctgtttgcgttgtgctaccgcagtctgtttgcgttgtgcaaccgcagtctgtttgcgttgtgcaaccgcagtctgtttgcgttgtgctactgcagtctgtttgcgttgtactaccgcagtctgtttgcgttgtgctactgcagtctgtttgcgttgtactaccgcagtctgtttgcgttgtaggagttttggcagagatcgcacGCCATAACCGaggtctgtttgcgttgtactaccgcagtctgtttgcgttgtactcccgcagtctgtttgcgctgtgctactgcagtctgtttgcgttgtactacagcagtctgtttgcgttgtaggagttttggcagagatcgcacGCCATAGGAGACGTCTGTACGACTGATAATTGGCGACAGGAAGAGGTCTGGTTTCGTGTCTGGTTTCGTGGCGAAACTCGTGTTCTAGTGCGTCTCATAGCTCATGCAAACGGCTTTCGACTAGATGGTCATCCAGCGATTGAATTGTTGTATCAACATTGAAATATTTGTGGCTACGAATGATTGGATTCAGACTGATGTCTAGTACATACGggttgttgacatgacattagAATAGATTGatagttttgttgtatttgagatTGTTCTGCGTTGTCTAATTAGCTGATAAAGTAAGAAACATATAGAAACatgtagaaacatgtgcagtgtgtTGAGGCACGTCCATTTCAACCATGCGAGGCCGCGCAACTCAGttgttgcgcatgctcagttaaAAATGACCGGTTTTGCTCGAGTGACGTGAATCGGCTTTTGCACACAGATACTGCAGAAAGCCTAGGCTGTTTGTTAGGGTATGACCACACAATCGGGTAGTGTCGCTATCTGAAGAAGATCTCTGGAAATTTCGAAGGCCTTTGTAGCATGTGAAACAACACATTTCTCGTCCTCCTGTTTTGCCGGGTTCTCCGGGTTTTGCGAGGACTTTCGCTGTAATCCAGTTATTTGTGCTTACTAGAATTCAGTTCGTGGGAGATCCTACCGATGTACGCCTCGCCGTAATGGAAGAATCGAGACCCAAAGATGGCGGAgtcaggtttgtttgtttgtttttattctcTAGGCACGTGACCTAGGCCAGCTTGTCATATTTTAGTGCTATTTTAGTATAAAATGACCATGCTTCCGTTCTTGTGTCACCATAACTTATTTGTCCGCGTTCCCTGTCTCTGACGTTGATTAGGTCGTCGCTCGTACATATCTGCAGTCGATCCTTGCAAATTAAGTTCTCCAGGAGACCATAGAgtcttgtgtacatgtgtacgcTAGCCTGTCCTTGCGGTCAATTCCTTCATATGGCTTGCAGACGTGAGTAgcagcatgtgtctgtgtttgcaatCGTCGGCTGTATGACGTGTTTCATACTGTTGTTCCCAGCAGAGAGGTTCGTGCATGTCGACGACAATGTCTCATGCATGATCTCCGTTCTTGTTTTCTCATCGGTTACCCATTGGCCTGCACCTTTTGCATCGAGAAACAGGGTGGACGCACCCTTGTAGACAAGTTCAGTCTCAACTGACCACATTTTCAGGCAGCTAGGAGCCAAGTCACGTGTCAAAAGACTCGAATCTGTACCGTTATTTCTACGAGGCGTACACAAAAGCCGAGCAACGGTGGCTGTGGTGTCTCACATGAGTCTTGTTTGCGATCATTGTTGTATCTGCAAAAACCCGGAGATGTGAGATAACAGTGAAAACGACCTCTGTAGTTATCATGGAAGTGTGACTCATTTAGAAACGTGGTATGAACGTCTGCACTTACTTTCTTGCACGTTGTTCGCTTATTGTCATTCAGACATAGAAGAAAGAATGAAAATGGAAAGCGTTTCACAGGAAGTGATGGTATGTTGGCGATCGCACAATTCCACGTGACTGAGCACGTGCAAACTAAGTTGCGCAGGCGTATTGGCCGTGTGAAGGTGTTGGCTGACTTAGCTAGATTGAATTACAGAGCAGCCAGGTGTTGGATATCAGACTTAGGTGGCAAATGGTTGCCAGGAAACGTGCGTGTTACACGACATGTTCTTGCAGAGTTCTACACAAATTGCTCGTAAACAGCCACGAAACTCAGCAAGAAACTACATCTCCCTAAAAGTAGCAAATCTAGCGAGCCATTTGCACGTCTCAGACCGTTCCCTTTGAACAATCACTGAGTGAGTGTCgtcagaaagaaaacattgcgGGGAGGAGGCGTGAGAAATGCGTGAGAAATGCGTGGGCGAGATGGTATTGGCACCCTACAACAGCTATAGCAGTTCTCTCTAACAATTTTAGACTAGCAACgtaaatacaaacagccacaGTATCACGGCAGTAGCTTGTCACTGCATGTGCAGTACGGATTACAAGCAGACACAATCGTCACTGTAGAGTATATATGGACTATATATAGTAGCAGGTAGATACGGGTACTGTGTAACTTGAGGGTGCGTGGTGTGAGTCTGACAATAGAGCCACGTGGAACCGCAGCCTCTCGTGTGTGTACTAGGTAATACCTAACAGAGTCGTAGAACACgacacatggtgtcaggagtgctAGCGCTATGAGTACTGAAGACAGTCCACGAAGCGGCGCTGAGCTGGAAGCCAGGGTAGTGCCCGACCGGCAAGGTGACGACACGGAAGACGTTGCAGCTGGAGCTGCATGCGCAGCGGCTCAACTGCTAGTTCAAGCGACCTTTCCCAGTCCTGGACCACTTCAGGTAAAAGGTAATTTGGCAGAGAATTGGCGTGAATGGAGCCAACTCTGGAGATCGTACGAGACCGTGACGCGGATGACGTCGCAGCCAGATGAATACAGGCTTGCGTCGTTTATCACATGCATTGGTAGAGCAGGGTTGCGCATATACAATAGCTTACCATTCGCAGAGGAGGCGGAGAAGACGGATATGGCAAGAGTGATTGAGCTAATGGAAGCGCATTGCGTGGGTGAAGCAAATGTTACGTACGAACGCTTTGTCCTTGATCAGAGGCGGCAGAATCATGGTGAGCCATTTGACAAATTTCTAACGTCGGTGAGAGAGCAAGCTCAACGTTGTCGGTTTGGTGACCAAGAAAGCGACATGATCCGTGATAGAatcgtgtgtggtgtgcatgaTCAGGGGTTGCGTAAACAACTCCTGCAAAGAAAGAATCTCTCATTAGCAGACTGTGTTGATCTATGCAGGGCGTATGAGGCTACCGAGAAGAGGGCCAAGACGATGAGCGGAGCAGATACTGAAGTACACAGGGTGCAGAAGCAGTACGTACCCAAGTCCTCCAAAGTGAAGTCAAAGAGATATCAGTCTAAAGACACAGTGAAGGTGAGCGCTAAGACTGAATGTCAGTATTGTGGTTTGCAGCATGCAAAGGGACGCGTGAACTGCCCAGCGAACGGAAAGCAGTGTAGCAAGTGTGGCAAACTAAATCACTGTGCGCGGAAGTGCCGTAGTCAGCCAAGCGTGAAGTCGCGTGTACACTGTGCGCAGGAATCTGTAAGTAGTGATGAGGCAGAAGAGCTCATGACGCTGACTCTGACAGGGCAGCATGATGTCAATGCAGTTAGGACAGCGAAGTACAGACCACAGATCATGGCAACAATGCTGTTGGAAGGCAAGTCGATGGTACAGTTTCAAGTTGACACCGGTGCCTCGTGTAATGTGATACGGAGAGCTGATGTGCCAAAACATGTCAAACTGGAGTCTACCCCTCAGGTTCTAACCCTCTATGATCGTTCGAAGGTGACTCCCGTAGGACGCTGTACGCTCCGATTGAAGAATCCTAGAAATAATCGAAACTACCGTGCGCATTTCGTAGTAGTTGATCGAGCAGCAGTCTCTATTTTGGGTTCACGTGCGGCGCAACAAATGCAATTAGTGACAGTGCAGTATGATCGAATACAGCTGTTGGATGCTCCGTCTACACACCCCGCTGTAGAAACAGACAAGGATCTCATGACGGTAGAGAATGTTAGTGAGCGATATCCGCAAGTGTTTGACGGCAAAGTTGGATCGTTAGGACAGCCGTTACAACTTGACATAGATGAGACAGTGACACCGGTTCAGATTCCCGTACGACGTGTTCCTGTAGCGATGAGACAACCGTTGAAAGCTGAATTAGACAAACTAGAGCGGACTGGAGTAATAGAAAAGATAAGTAGACCGACCAAATGGATGTCTAGTATGGTGGCCGTGAAGAAAGCGAACGGTACCATCAGGATCTGCCTAGACCCCAAACCTCTGAATCGAGCGCTGAAGAGATCGCGGTATCAGATACCAGTCCTGGATGATATCCTACCGCAGTTAGCAAATGCTAAAGTTTTTACGGTGGCTGACGTAAAAAGTGGTTTTTGGCATATTGAACTGGATCAGAAGTCAAGGGAGCTGACGACGTTTGGTACCCCGTTTGGTAGATATTGTTACAAACGTATGCCGTTTGGCATCTCCGTAGCGCCAGAAGTTTTCCAACGGAGACTGCACGAAATGGTTACTGACATTGATGGTGTGTGGGCCATTGCAGATGATATTCTGATCGCAGGCATTGGAGATACTGAAGAGAGCGCAGTAGCAGATCATGAGAAGAAGCTGAAACAGCTCTTGAGACGTTGTCAGGAGCGAGGAGTGCGTTTAAACCGAGACAAACTTAGCATAAGAAAGACGAATGTTCCATACATGGGTCACATCTTGACCACGGAAGGTGTGAGACCAGATCCAGCAAAGGTGAAAGCTATTCTAGCAATGGACAGACCGAATGACGTGGCAGCAGTTCGTCGTTTGGTAGGAGTAGTAACTTATCTTGCCAAATACCTTCGGAATCTAACTGACATTAGTGAACCTCTACATCAATTGACCAGAAGAGACGTGGAGTGGAAATGGACGAATCAGCAAGAGAGAGCTTTTGAGCAGATAAAAGCAGTAGTTAGTTCCGCtccagttcttcgatatttttcAGCTGAAGATAGTGTTACGCTACAATGTGATGCGTCCAGTGTTGGACTCGGTGTTGCGTTGATGCAAAACGGGCAACCTGTAGCGTATGCTAGCAGACGACTCACAGATGCGGAGGAGCGCTATGCGCAAATAGAAAAGGAATTGTTAGCGATAGTTTACGGACTCGAACGGTTTGATCAGTATACCTATGGTCGTGCAGTAGATGTGGAATCCGACCACAAACCGCTAGAGGTGATTGCAAagaagccgttgcaggcagcGCCAAAACGTCTTCAACGTATGTTGTTACGTATACAGCGGTATGACATCACCATTCGATATAAGAAAGGAACAGATATGCATTTAGCAGACACTCTATCCCGAGCACCAGTAGAGAGTGACAGAAGATCTAGAGAAGAGACTAATCGGGAAGATATTATGGCAATAGACGCAGATGAGGAACAAGACAATGCTTTGCTATCTTTGAAACCTGAAACGGTACAAAAGATTAGACAGGCAACAATCGCGGATGATGGTATTAAGCAGCTAAAGGAAATGATTTTTTCAGGATGGCCAGATCACAAGAAGCAGATACCGAGAGCACTGACCCCTTATTTTGGTGTTCGTGATCAGCTGGTAGTACAGAATGGACTAGTCTTTTGTGGAGACAGACTTCTAGTCCCGGATCAACTGCGATCCTATATGCTAGACAGAGTACATTCGACGCACTTGGGCATCAATGAATGCATTCGTCGTGCAAAACAAAGTATTTGGTGGCCAGGCATGACAGGACAGATAAGAGACAAGATAGAGTCATGTGAAGAATGCAACAAGTATCCAGTGAAGCAATCTAAGGAGACACTAGTATCGCACCATGTCCCAGAACGACCTTGGGTGAAAGTTGGAGTTGATTTGTTTGAGTATAGGTCCAAGCACTACTTGGTAATATCAGATTACCAAAGCAATTTTCTTGAGATGGAGCGACTATATGAAACAACGTCGAAGTCTGTGATCAAATCATTGAAACAACAATTTGCTAGACACGGAATTCCTGAGCACTTGTTTAGCGATAATGGGCCGCAATTTCAGTCACAAGAATTTGCTCATTTTGCAGACGTATGGAATTTTCAACATAATACTGCAAGTCCAGGATATCCGAAGAGTAACGGAAAAGCTGAAAATGCAGTTAAAGTAGCCAAGAGAATTCTCAAGAAGTCGCGAGAAGCAGGTACAGATGTTTACCTAGCATTACTTGATTATCGGAACACCCCGAGTGAAGGACTTGCCACAAGTCCAGCACAACGACTGTTCAATAGGAGAACACGCACCCTTCTTCCGACGAAAGCTAGTCTTCTTGAACCAAAGATGAATCCAGATGAGAGTGACCATCAGCGGGTcaacaaagagaaacaaaaggCGAATTACGACAGAAACGCTCGAGATTTGCCACAATTGCGTCCAGGTGATACGGTACGAGTACAGCCACTAACACAGAAACGAGACGTAGTGTGGCCGAAGGCAGTAGTGACTAATGTGCTACCCAATAGATCTTATGGAATCTTGACGGAACATGGTAAAGAATTGAGACGCAATAGGGTTCATCTGAGGAAGGTCAAGGAAGAACCAGTGAGGATTCCTACCCAGCAGGTAAAGGACACAGCAGGAGGAAGGAATGACAACCATGCACCTCAGCAAGTTGTACAGTCAAAGACTACGAAAACACCgaagagacagatagagaaCCGGCCAGTATCTACCACTACCTCCCAAGACAACTCAACGAGAACTACCAGAAGTGGACGAGTGGTGAAGAGTCCAAAGTATCTTCAAGACTATGTTACGTAgctaaaaaaaaaaaaaactGACAGTACTGTATAATGACTGAACGTCTAGATGGTTGTGTTGCagtttttttttttgtttttttttgtgtttAAAGAAAAAGGGATGTAGAGTATATATGGACTATATATAGTAGCAGGTAGATACGGGTACTGTGTAACTTGAGGGTGCGTGGTGTGAGTCTGACAATAGAGCCACGTGGAACCGCAGCCTCTCGTGTGTGTACTAGGTAATACCTAACAGAGTCGTAGAACACGACACAGTCACGGTACTTAAATTTTACAAGCAGAAACTGGATCGCCACACTAAAAAAAGCAGAAACTCGTCACAATATTACACGGTGTTACAAGCAGAAAACCATCACAGCAAAAAACCGTTAATGCAAAAAACCGTTAATGCAAAAAACCGTTAATGCAAAAAACCATCAATGCAAAAAACCGTCAATGCAAGAAACCGTCACAGCAAAAAACCGTCAATGCACAAAACCATCAATGCAAAAAACCGTCAATGCAAGAAACCGTCAATGCAAAAAACCGCGACCCTTCTCGGCCCGGCtaaaaaacacaacaactctAGACCATGCTAATACGCTTGCCCCTAGGATGGCGACTTCCGGGATATCACGTGGTTGTGACGTCAAGCGCACTATCTCTAGAGATATGGAGCGAACAGAAAGTGGAGGCTCTCGAGAGCTACTTCTCGTCGCTGATCCTCAAAGCGGCTCAGCAGCAAACCAACCTCAGCAGAGCCAACACACTTCCCCTGAAACGCGAATGTTGctagctgttgttgttgtgtttatgcTGGTCGTAGGAGGAAGTTTGCAAGTCTATTTGTTTGCAAGAGTTTCTCAGTACGAACGAGATTCTACGCACAAACAACACTCTAACGATTCTAGTCACGAAAACGATTCAAAGAGCAGTCTTCATCGGTTATTTGTCCTAACAAACATCTACAATTTTGTTTCCATGCTAGTGTCTAGTGTGTGGATGACTATTGCTTCTGTCATTTTCGTTGTAAAGAGAAGAAGGAGTAACACTAATCTCCAGACTGTCAATCATGTTGGAGACTACTTGATATACGGGCTCGTATTCTTCGCTACAGGAGGTACATTACTCAGTATATATCAGATAATGGCTCTGTACGCCTACGAATGTTCCCATCGAATGTCTCGAGTTTACGCCTTCACTAAGTGTTTCTACATTCTCATGCTGACTGTGTTCATTGGCTGCTGTCGTCATTACCCAATCTTCTACAAACACGTTTCACATGGTCTTGGTCTCTGTTGGACGGTGGTAACACTCATAGTACTCTACCTTACAACGTTTCTAGAAAGTAAGATAGAGTTTGCTGAAGCTATTGCTGCATCTAATAAATCACACTCAAATTCAAATATGTTTTATTGCGACTGTTTGTCAAGTAATGAAGAGCTGTCCAACATGTACAAGAAGGCAAGTGTGTATCTCTACCCATTCTTTCTAGAATTTACTTTGACGTCATCAGCAATGCTAGCAGAATTTTGGATAGCAGCTAACAAAAGCGATGAGAGTCCCAACCACTCTAGAGATTCCCATGAGCACTCCAACAATTATTCTAAAACAAGAAAGTTGAAACCAACTACAGCAATATCCGTTGGACTGGTCATCCTAGGATGTTATGGTTTTGTCATCATATTATTACACTTCCTTACTACTAAGAATTATTCGGCTCATATATTTCAAGGTTTTAACATTATGGTGATTCTCTTTTCAGCCGTTCTCTgcctgtgtggtgtgtgcttTTTGAAGTCAAATGATAGAAAAGATTCTAACACTGGCATTGATGAAATTTTACTATACTTTTCAATGTTGGGAGTGTTTGGATTATGCATCTCAAGCTTTTCTTCCGCTGTCTACTATTTGAGTGGCAAACAGGACGATAATAAGTATGCATGGCTAAAGTTGACAACATCAGCGACATGGGTTCTACAGGCAGCAATCCAGTCTTGTTTCATTGCAATGGCTCTTCATCGAAAACCCAAAGAAGTGAAGCACGTGGGTGGCGTTCTTAACATTGGTTATTTAGCTTTAGTTTTGcttttttttaattttggaATGTGGTTGTTGGACACAATTGATTTAGAAGGACACTATCGCAGTCTGTACAGTCCAGCTTCACTGAAAAAGCTGAACGAATTGGAAAATAATCTTTTTGGTCAAGAAAAGTGGACTTGGATCATGCTCATTTTCTATCCACTTGCTATATTCTTCAGAATCCATTCTGTATCAACGCTGTACCACCTGTTCAAGCTTCACAAGCACCTACTAATTGAAACACAAGAAACTGGACCTTCACCTCCAGCTGAAGAACAAAGAACTGGATCTCCACAACCAGCTGAAGAACAAGGAACTGGACCTCCACAACCAGCAGTTACTGGACCTCCACAACCAGCTGAAGAACAAGGAACTGGACCTCCACAACCAGCTGAAGAACAAGGAACTGGACCTCCACAACCAGCTGAAACTCCACAATCAACTGGAACTCCATAAAAATCTGCAAGGCACTTGACAGCTCACTCTGGTTCTAGGTTTTAGttagttaataaatttatagCTTACTAAGCGTAATATGCACGATTATTGTG from Corticium candelabrum chromosome 12, ooCorCand1.1, whole genome shotgun sequence includes these protein-coding regions:
- the LOC134188356 gene encoding proton channel OTOP1-like codes for the protein MVILFSAVLCLCGVCFLKSNDRKDSNTGIDEILLYFSMLGVFGLCISSFSSAVYYLSGKQDDNKYAWLKLTTSATWVLQAAIQSCFIAMALHRKPKEVKHVGGVLNIGYLALVLLFFNFGMWLLDTIDLEGHYRSLYSPASLKKLNELENNLFGQEKWTWIMLIFYPLAIFFRIHSVSTLYHLFKLHKHLLIETQETGPSPPAEEQRTGSPQPAEEQGTGPPQPAVTGPPQPAEEQGTGPPQPAEEQGTGPPQPAETPQSTGTP
- the LOC134187963 gene encoding uncharacterized protein K02A2.6-like, giving the protein MIFSGWPDHKKQIPRALTPYFGVRDQLVVQNGLVFCGDRLLVPDQLRSYMLDRVHSTHLGINECIRRAKQSIWWPGMTGQIRDKIESCEECNKYPVKQSKETLVSHHVPERPWVKVGVDLFEYRSKHYLVISDYQSNFLEMERLYETTSKSVIKSLKQQFARHGIPEHLFSDNGPQFQSQEFAHFADVWNFQHNTASPGYPKSNGKAENAVKVAKRILKKSREAGTDVYLALLDYRNTPSEGLATSPAQRLFNRRTRTLLPTKASLLEPKMNPDESDHQRVNKEKQKANYDRNARDLPQLRPGDTVRVQPLTQKRDVVWPKAVVTNVLPNRSYGILTEHGKELRRNRVHLRKVKEEPVRIPTQQVKDTAGGRNDNHAPQQVVQSKTTKTPKRQIENRPVSTTTSQDNSTRTTRSGRVVKSPKYLQDYVT